Proteins encoded within one genomic window of Amorphoplanes friuliensis DSM 7358:
- a CDS encoding DUF5522 domain-containing protein, which yields MDKRAPRALTEPHPARLSPAHPRRTDILEAHAAALEAGQAGYPDPDTGLFVLTAGFLAKRGTCCGRGCRHCPYVDDA from the coding sequence ATGGACAAGCGGGCACCGCGGGCACTCACCGAGCCGCATCCCGCCCGGCTCTCCCCGGCCCATCCCCGCCGTACCGACATTCTCGAAGCCCACGCCGCCGCTCTCGAGGCGGGACAAGCCGGCTATCCCGACCCGGACACCGGCCTTTTTGTCCTGACCGCCGGCTTCCTCGCCAAGCGCGGCACCTGCTGCGGACGTGGCTGTCGTCACTGTCCGTACGTCGACGACGCCTGA
- a CDS encoding alpha/beta fold hydrolase — MINDRLIDAGQLPIAVRDFGGDQPPLLLLHGAGGNLAMMTTLARALRPRHRVITMDLRGHGRSGDGAWSWDAGLGDIAAVTVQMELDRPAVVGHSFGGMLATLWGQRHPESPGVVNLDGNPTPARPDQLPGFDAGQATAELARLTAAFDSMHAGMGATIPAETLPDLVERQQMAARDMGANEKVWIEGFRRNLVHKDGETTMRPSAETAGSIRSLMAELDLGPVYASTPSPTLAVLATRDIPAQEPFEELYAAYRKFLVEQAAAAAKANPRMRYLQLHDASHAMEIEQPALLASLIGDFLSGGH, encoded by the coding sequence GTGATCAACGATCGTCTGATCGACGCCGGCCAGCTGCCCATCGCGGTCCGCGACTTCGGTGGTGACCAGCCGCCGTTGCTGCTGCTGCACGGCGCCGGCGGGAACCTCGCGATGATGACCACGCTCGCCCGCGCACTGCGGCCACGGCACCGGGTCATCACCATGGACCTGCGGGGGCACGGGCGTTCCGGTGACGGGGCGTGGTCGTGGGATGCCGGGCTGGGGGACATCGCTGCTGTGACCGTACAGATGGAATTGGATCGGCCTGCGGTTGTCGGTCATTCCTTCGGGGGGATGCTGGCCACGCTGTGGGGTCAGCGGCATCCGGAGTCGCCCGGGGTGGTCAACCTCGACGGGAATCCGACGCCGGCGCGGCCCGATCAGCTGCCCGGGTTCGACGCCGGCCAGGCGACCGCCGAGCTGGCGCGACTGACCGCGGCGTTCGACTCGATGCACGCCGGGATGGGTGCCACGATCCCGGCCGAAACGCTGCCCGACCTGGTCGAACGTCAGCAGATGGCCGCCCGCGACATGGGCGCCAACGAGAAGGTGTGGATCGAGGGCTTCCGTCGCAACCTCGTCCACAAGGACGGCGAGACGACCATGCGGCCGTCGGCCGAGACCGCCGGTTCGATCCGCTCCCTGATGGCCGAGCTTGATCTCGGACCCGTGTACGCGTCGACGCCGTCACCGACCCTCGCGGTCCTGGCCACGCGGGACATCCCGGCCCAGGAACCGTTCGAGGAGCTGTACGCGGCGTACCGGAAGTTCCTCGTGGAGCAGGCCGCGGCGGCGGCGAAGGCGAACCCGCGGATGCGCTACCTGCAGCTCCACGACGCGTCGCACGCGATGGAGATCGAGCAGCCGGCGCTGCTCGCCTCCCTGATCGGCGACTTCCTGAGCGGCGGCCACTGA
- a CDS encoding MFS transporter: protein MTDAALDRRRLESVKVAVGITFATNGLAYAGWLARAPAVREDLGLSSAGLGLLLLCISVAAIATIPLAGPLVQRFGPARAVLLGSMSVVFGLVGMAGGTLTGSVPLAGAGLVLLGMGNSTWDVAMNVEGADVERRLGRTLMPRFHAGFSLGTVAGAGVSAAAAAAGVAVSTQLFLTAILAAVVMILTVRRFLPHTPVTAEQRSTGRVRDAWREPRTLLIGVIMLGFGFTEGAANDWLAIGLVDGYHATETIGAIGFGFFVTAMTLARLFGGHAIERWGRVTVLRGTAASALLGLLLVVSGISVPFVLLGALLWGAGASLGFPIGMSAAADDPLRAAIRVSVAGSIGYGAFLAGPPLIGLLAEHLGVLRALLVVLVAIGLGLAASGAARPLALGRPAEDEPATRP from the coding sequence GTGACCGATGCTGCCCTGGACCGCCGTCGCCTCGAATCCGTCAAGGTCGCCGTCGGCATCACCTTTGCCACCAACGGTCTTGCGTACGCGGGCTGGCTGGCCCGGGCACCTGCCGTGCGGGAGGATCTGGGCCTGAGCTCCGCGGGCCTGGGTCTGCTGTTGCTCTGCATCTCCGTCGCGGCCATCGCGACGATCCCGCTCGCCGGCCCGCTGGTGCAGCGCTTCGGCCCGGCCCGGGCGGTCCTGCTCGGCAGCATGTCCGTGGTGTTCGGCCTGGTCGGCATGGCCGGTGGCACGTTGACCGGCTCGGTGCCCCTCGCCGGCGCCGGCCTGGTCCTGCTCGGCATGGGCAACAGCACCTGGGACGTCGCCATGAACGTCGAGGGCGCCGACGTCGAACGCCGCCTCGGCCGCACGCTCATGCCCCGCTTCCACGCCGGTTTCAGCCTCGGCACGGTCGCCGGTGCGGGTGTCAGCGCCGCCGCCGCAGCCGCCGGTGTTGCGGTCTCGACGCAGCTGTTCCTCACGGCGATCCTGGCCGCGGTCGTGATGATCCTGACGGTCCGACGTTTCCTGCCCCACACCCCGGTGACGGCGGAGCAACGCTCGACCGGCCGCGTCCGGGACGCCTGGCGCGAACCCCGCACCCTGCTCATCGGCGTGATCATGCTCGGCTTCGGCTTCACCGAGGGAGCGGCCAACGACTGGCTCGCCATCGGCCTGGTCGACGGCTACCACGCGACCGAGACCATCGGCGCGATCGGCTTCGGCTTCTTCGTCACGGCGATGACTCTGGCTCGCCTCTTCGGCGGTCACGCCATCGAACGCTGGGGTCGCGTCACGGTCCTCCGCGGCACGGCGGCCTCCGCCCTGCTGGGCCTGCTGCTCGTGGTCTCCGGCATCAGCGTGCCGTTCGTGCTGCTCGGCGCCCTGCTGTGGGGCGCGGGTGCGTCCCTGGGCTTCCCGATCGGCATGAGCGCGGCGGCGGACGACCCGCTGCGCGCCGCCATCCGCGTCTCGGTGGCCGGCTCCATCGGCTACGGCGCGTTCCTCGCCGGACCGCCGCTGATCGGCCTCCTCGCCGAACACCTCGGCGTCCTGCGCGCGCTCCTCGTGGTGCTCGTCGCCATCGGCCTCGGCCTGGCTGCCTCGGGCGCCGCCCGCCCCCTCGCCCTCGGCCGACCCGCCGAGGACGAGCCCGCCACCCGCCCCTGA
- a CDS encoding helix-turn-helix domain-containing protein has product MVRDARELRGAWATFQSHRYADPPPDLAAYVSNFWFAEWDLRGQEPYRQKIVPYPAVHLTFRDGAALVRGLERGHIIRVLEGRGEVFGVTFRPGCFRPFLGVAVSTITGRSLPAEDVFGPDLPKAPDTGVDSAARMIDDVGAFLRGRLPEPDPLAEQAAAIVAQVRAEPQLTRVDALAAHAGLGVRRLQRLFNEYVGVGPKWVIRRYRLHEVGERLAAGAEIDWVGLAIELGYADQAHFVRDFTAMVGESPTAYARRYPAQ; this is encoded by the coding sequence ATGGTCCGGGACGCGCGCGAGCTTCGCGGTGCCTGGGCCACCTTCCAATCCCACCGGTACGCCGACCCGCCGCCGGATCTGGCCGCGTACGTGTCGAATTTCTGGTTCGCCGAGTGGGATCTGCGCGGGCAGGAGCCGTACCGGCAGAAGATCGTCCCCTACCCGGCCGTGCACCTGACCTTCCGCGACGGCGCCGCCCTCGTCCGCGGCCTGGAACGTGGTCACATCATCCGTGTCCTCGAGGGTCGCGGTGAGGTCTTCGGGGTGACGTTCCGTCCCGGCTGCTTCCGGCCGTTCCTCGGAGTGGCCGTCTCGACCATCACCGGCCGTTCCCTGCCCGCCGAAGACGTGTTCGGCCCGGACCTGCCGAAGGCGCCGGACACAGGGGTTGACAGCGCGGCCCGGATGATCGATGACGTCGGTGCGTTCCTGCGCGGGCGCCTGCCGGAGCCGGATCCGCTGGCCGAGCAGGCGGCCGCCATCGTCGCGCAGGTCCGGGCCGAGCCGCAGCTCACCCGCGTCGACGCGCTCGCCGCCCACGCCGGTCTGGGCGTCCGCCGGCTGCAGCGCCTGTTCAACGAGTACGTCGGTGTCGGTCCGAAGTGGGTGATCCGCCGCTATCGCCTGCACGAGGTGGGGGAGCGGCTCGCGGCCGGCGCCGAGATCGACTGGGTCGGGCTGGCGATCGAACTCGGGTACGCCGACCAGGCCCACTTCGTCCGCGACTTCACCGCGATGGTCGGCGAGTCACCCACCGCGTACGCCCGGCGTTACCCGGCTCAGTAA
- a CDS encoding TIGR03086 family metal-binding protein — protein sequence MQEHALAALAAPPTLAVVRAIEPGQLGNPTPCTEFDVRALVEHMLHWGPALARASRHSDGEAPADGDLLERLERQIGQLVEAWSVPAAWEGTTSMGGPQELPAGMIGAMAVGEIVVHGWDLARATGQEISWDPGLQDFLYDEVAKTAELGREMQAYGREVPVPPTAPTLDRMLGLTGRDPAWRP from the coding sequence ATGCAGGAACACGCACTCGCCGCCCTGGCCGCGCCCCCGACCCTCGCTGTTGTCCGCGCCATCGAGCCCGGCCAGCTCGGAAATCCGACACCGTGCACCGAGTTCGACGTGCGGGCGCTGGTGGAGCACATGCTGCACTGGGGGCCTGCGCTCGCCCGGGCCAGCCGTCACTCGGACGGTGAGGCACCGGCCGACGGGGACCTTCTCGAACGCCTCGAACGCCAGATCGGCCAGCTCGTGGAGGCGTGGTCGGTGCCGGCGGCCTGGGAGGGCACCACCTCGATGGGCGGCCCGCAGGAGCTTCCCGCCGGCATGATCGGCGCGATGGCCGTCGGCGAGATCGTCGTGCACGGCTGGGACCTGGCCCGCGCGACCGGCCAGGAGATCTCCTGGGACCCCGGACTCCAGGATTTTCTGTACGACGAGGTCGCCAAGACCGCCGAGCTGGGCCGCGAGATGCAGGCGTACGGCCGGGAGGTGCCGGTGCCGCCGACCGCACCGACGCTGGACCGGATGCTCGGGCTGACCGGCCGCGACCCGGCCTGGCGTCCCTAG
- a CDS encoding PASTA domain-containing protein — MTHPDPARPAGPAMIIPAVARVASRYGVTGAGQPMTAGATDRKNRWLRLPAGLVLLVVFPLIAAGWAVYTVALRILHRNTASAPSPARTAVAALIIIVLGTAGAGVYVLSARPSESVVAVQTQPVPAQPIPTPETTPAASVPPGAVMPDALGMPLPAAESLVRSIGLRYVSTDRSPLGRRLTIDTSWTVVASNPRAGRPVFAGGRVALYALKNNEAAWFAAHPVMPRLAAGATSASLVGPGDQLADVEELVSFTEGARPGTVPAAGRRLRPGQLIVVTTKPGNPTIVR; from the coding sequence ACGGGGTGACGGGAGCCGGACAGCCGATGACCGCGGGTGCCACCGACCGGAAGAACCGCTGGCTTCGTCTTCCGGCCGGCCTGGTCCTGCTCGTGGTGTTCCCGCTGATCGCGGCCGGTTGGGCCGTCTACACCGTCGCCCTCCGCATCCTGCACCGCAACACGGCCTCGGCGCCGTCGCCCGCCCGAACGGCCGTCGCCGCGCTGATCATCATCGTGCTCGGGACGGCCGGTGCCGGCGTGTATGTCCTGTCAGCACGCCCGAGCGAATCGGTCGTGGCCGTCCAGACCCAGCCGGTCCCGGCCCAGCCGATCCCGACCCCGGAAACCACGCCGGCAGCGAGCGTCCCGCCGGGCGCTGTCATGCCTGATGCGCTCGGTATGCCGTTGCCCGCCGCCGAGAGTCTGGTCCGGTCGATCGGCCTGCGCTACGTCTCCACGGACCGTTCCCCGCTCGGCCGCCGTCTCACCATCGACACCAGCTGGACGGTTGTCGCCAGCAACCCGCGCGCGGGCCGGCCCGTTTTTGCCGGTGGTCGTGTTGCCCTCTACGCCCTCAAGAACAACGAGGCGGCGTGGTTCGCGGCCCATCCGGTGATGCCGCGGCTGGCCGCCGGCGCGACGTCCGCGTCCCTGGTCGGGCCCGGTGACCAGCTCGCCGACGTCGAGGAGCTCGTCAGCTTCACCGAGGGCGCCCGGCCCGGCACCGTTCCCGCCGCGGGCCGGCGGCTGCGACCCGGGCAACTTATCGTGGTGACAACAAAACCCGGTAACCCGACAATCGTCCGGTGA